The following is a genomic window from Apodemus sylvaticus chromosome 10, mApoSyl1.1, whole genome shotgun sequence.
tttaaaaatagTCTTTATTGCCGAGGGTGACCCGCGCCTCCTGAGTGcattgatcccagcacccaggaggcagaggcaggcgggtctctgtgagttcgaggccagcctgcttacagagtgagttccaggacagccagggatacacagaaaccctgtctcacaaaaccaaaacgaaaaaaccaaaacaacaacaaaaaaccccaggatgaTCTGAAAAAATAGCCTATGCTGAGAAAGAGGTAGTTAGGTTGTCGACTTGAAGCAGGTTAGGAAATTCTGGAAGTGGGACTTTCAACTCAAATTGCTGCCATCAGACTAGCCTGTAGGCAAGCCCTTTGGGGGCATTTCCATGATTAATGATTGCCGTGGGAGGGCTCAGCATACCGGGGCGGTGCTAAGATCCTGCGGCCAGGGCCTGCGTCCCGTCCCTGGCACACTGGCCTGGGTGGATGCCTGTCCACTTCTGCTTTCACTGGCCCTCAGAGGCCTTGGTGTGGAGTGCCACTGCGGTCGCCTGCCTGCACGCGCCCGGGCGCGGGACGCCTCTAACTTTTTGCACTGCACTCCGGGGAGGCTGGAGTTTAATCACACAAACAGTGTCCGGCTTCCTGTCCTCATCCGCCCCCCTCCGGCCGCTTCCCtggtccctccctctcctctggccCGACCCGCCcaccagctccccctccccctccctcggGTCCCGGGATGGGGGGGCGGTGAGGCAGGCACAGCCCCCCGCCCCCATGGCCGCCCGTCGGAGCCAGAGGCGGAGGGGGCGCCGGGGGGAGCCGGGCACCGCCCTGCTGGCCCCGCTGGTGCTGAGCCTGGGCCTGGCGCtggcctgccttggcctcctgctGGTCGTGGTCAGCCTGGGGAGCTGGGCGACGCTGTCTGCCCAGGTGAGGCCCTCACATACTCCTTTCTGGGCATATTAGGAGCAGAAAGTGCAGAGATGCAGATGGGGGCCGGGTGGGCAGAGGGCCAGGGGATTGGAAAAGGGGTGGAAGATGAGATGTCAGGAGGAGGACAGGGTGACGCTGCCTCCACTGCCTCCttcccagcaggagccttctcAGGAGGAGCTGACAGCGGAGGACCACCGGGAGCTCCCTGTGAGTAGGTGTGGATgctgcctacaggatgccagcaCGGGAAAAATGTGCCCGAGCTGAGGCGTTGGCTGGCTGTGACAgttgtgtgtgaggtgtgtgcatTGAGCTGTGTGTGCAGGGAGACTCCAGCTGGCACTAGTTTACGACTGAGTGTGTGGAGTGAACCAGCCCACGTGGGTATGTCAGTGTGTGAAAGAGGGTGATCTGGGTGTAAGGGGCCACTCTCCCAAGGTGAGAGCTGTGTTGCCGGAGTGAAAAGGCTGATTGGCTGTGAGGTGAGACTACAGGGAGTCTGGGCGGCACCAGAGACAGAAGCTCTATGAATGATAGTGCATACGTGCTGAGCATATACGTGCTGTGCATATACCTATGCAtacattctgtctgtctctgctccacctcTCTGAGATCATGTGGATGTACGTGTGcatgaggggggtgggggggtggtgtaGTGTGTCAGTCTGGTGCAGGTTGTTGATTGGGGCTGAGAACCTAGCCTCACTCCCAAATCTGGCCAACCACTAGGATTTGTCTGTTATGGCTGATGGTTCTTCTGATGGCCCTGTGGCCGTCTGTCTCCTGTTTGAGCCCTGCCCTTAATCCCCCTAGGAACTGAGTCCCCGGACAGAGGAAAGCCCGGATGTGGTACCTTTCTTGGAACAACTAGTCCGGCCTCGAAGGAGTGGTGAGCATTC
Proteins encoded in this region:
- the Tnfsf12 gene encoding tumor necrosis factor ligand superfamily member 12 isoform X2, with translation MPVHFCFHWPSEALVWSATAVACLHAPGRGTPLTFCTALRGGWSLITQTVSGFLSSSAPLRPLPWSLPLLWPDPPTSSPSPSLGSRDGGAVRQAQPPAPMAARRSQRRRGRRGEPGTALLAPLVLSLGLALACLGLLLVVVSLGSWATLSAQEPSQEELTAEDHRELPELSPRTEESPDVVPFLEQLVRPRRSAPKGRKARPRRAIAAHYEVHPRPGQDGAQAGVDGTVSGWEETKINSSSPLRYDHQTGEFTVIRAGLYYLYCQVHFDEGKAVYLKLDLLVNGVLALRCLEEFSATAASSPGPQLRLCQVSGLLPLRPGSSLRIRTLPWAHLKAAPFLTYFGLFQVH
- the Tnfsf12 gene encoding tumor necrosis factor ligand superfamily member 12 isoform X1, which produces MPVHFCFHWPSEALVWSATAVACLHAPGRGTPLTFCTALRGGWSLITQTVSGFLSSSAPLRPLPWSLPLLWPDPPTSSPSPSLGSRDGGAVRQAQPPAPMAARRSQRRRGRRGEPGTALLAPLVLSLGLALACLGLLLVVVSLGSWATLSAQQEPSQEELTAEDHRELPELSPRTEESPDVVPFLEQLVRPRRSAPKGRKARPRRAIAAHYEVHPRPGQDGAQAGVDGTVSGWEETKINSSSPLRYDHQTGEFTVIRAGLYYLYCQVHFDEGKAVYLKLDLLVNGVLALRCLEEFSATAASSPGPQLRLCQVSGLLPLRPGSSLRIRTLPWAHLKAAPFLTYFGLFQVH